Within Ictalurus furcatus strain D&B chromosome 3, Billie_1.0, whole genome shotgun sequence, the genomic segment aaaaagcacatgttctTCTTCATGGAGATGAGAGATCCGGGAGTTTTAAATGATACACTTTTTCATAGCATAACTGTCAACACTTTTGACAACAGTTTAACGGTGCGCAAAACAATTAGTTTACAGTCTGCAGAACATGGTAAAGTAAAACAATGAACAATTCTGAATGTCAAATAATGTCTAAACATTAAACTGAGGAACTGGCAGTATCCTGGTGAGCTATCACCATTTACACAGTATTgcttattttacaaatatactCAGCTGGATACCAGtcaacttgtaaaaaaaaaaaaaaatcaaacccaCATACATTTGTCAGCCTGAAAATGCAAGGTTTTAGTTATGACATATGAATAATTAAACAGAATCCTTCTTAAGACAAGAAAGCACGTACTGGTTAATTTCATTTACTGCCACTTAACTGTTAATGTAGACTTTGTATATTTAGCTAGGTCAACTCTACACAAACTGTGGTTTTGCAGATTTTTAAGCAATGTGTCAAGATTGTCATCTAAATTAATTGGTGAGGTGCCAAGCAGGAGCAGAAACAGTGATTGGGTGATATGCATGACTCTAAAGACAGGCCTGCAATTTTTCCAGGGGTTTGATCTATGAAGGAATGTAGACATAGGTAGCATACTTGTCTGTTTCCAATGCCACAGACTGCTCTGTGACCAACTAAAACAAATAAGGTCAGGCTGCAATGGTGGGgtgggaaaataaacaaatcaagttctttcttttttttttttttttttttttttttttactgtgctcATTTTGCATGATTCAGTGGAAATTAAAAATGTTCTCCCATAAATTTAGTGCCAACCATGCTTAAAATCAGGCCTGCGCTGACTGTGAAACACAAGAGCCCATAAGTTTGAGCAATTCAGTGTTCTCCAGGTCTTTTAAATTTCAAAAGTGTCTCAAAACAGCATGGATGGCTCATGAAACTATGTAGTTAATTTTAATATAGACATAAAACCACAGCTTTATACAGCTacgcaaatataaaaataaatacttaaaaaaaagtttcaacaTTATTTCAAAAACTCCAACGTTCACAGTTTAGTTTAACAAAATAATGGCAGTTTACAGGCCAGCATGAAACATCAGCAGTTTGTTCTGTACAAGCAGTGAGAGATCTGCTGTCTAATAAACACAGTGTAGCATTATAAtgtactacagtatatattatgaCTATGAGCTGGTCAAGTTTGTTTGCCATGTAGCCCTGCAGCATCAGTGTCCTCAGGCAAGCGTTCACACAAAGCTCGTCTTTCGCTGTGAGCCATGAAGTCTGAGTACCGTGTACCTCTGGAACATTCCTGGAGAGGCTCAAAAGAGAACATACACAGTAGGAGATTGGAGCCAGGCCAAGGAAAATACAGTCAGGGTTGCATTTTATGAGTAAATCTGATCAAATAAAACTGACCCCCACCTGttatgaaaaaaaaggaaatatataaGCCACGGGCAAatcataatatttaattaaggTTAGTAATCAATACTGTATGTGACGCTAACATTTGTGTTGGTATTTTTGGATATGATGGTGGTTGCCAACAAGCTTTGCAAATCAAATTGTGACTGGATCTAATAATCTGGCCATACTGGTAAATAAAGGGTTTGAGTGTTTAGTTTTAAAACAGAAAGAGACTAAAAGTATAtgaagattttaaaataaaattttttaattaaagtttcGTTTTAGTAATCCTTACCACATCCTCCACTGTTTGTGGAGTATCCATTGTGGGTATCCATTTATTTGATATTGCCCATTTGCTCTCattctacagtatatagtttACAGTGAAAAAAGTTACCTTGATCTTCCACATAGGGAATCAGTAAAGCTTTTTTACATaaacaaattataataatatactgtaataaagaaataaaatgctaaagCTGAAGAAAAATACACCAGACGTGTTATATAGAGCAGACATGTCTGggaattaaatgtattaaatgaaattgatgcatgttAGATTACAGATGAACATTAAAACTTATAACCAATAGAATTCCAGGGTTCCTTAAACACCCACTTCTCTTAATTAGAGACATTTGTAATATACTGCCTGAAATCaattaatgtattattttgcTTAAATTCTCTCCACTCATGCACTCAGTAAAACACCCTAAGTAAACCCCCTCTACTGATGGTCGTTGGCAGCAGGCAAAGGGAAGCAGAAGTGCTCGATCAAGCATGAGGTCTGTATTACTGGCACCAATAAATACTTTGTAGCACTTTATTTAGTTCCATGCCGTGGGCCATTTGTTCCCACAATCCGTCACTCAGCAACTGCGTGGCTGATGGCGAGGAGAGTTACGCCAGGGCTGTAATAATTAAAAGCAGCCCAGCCGGGTGTGGGTACACTTTGTGTGGGGTGCTCAAAGATCTATAGCTCACCTAGTGAAAACCCGAGGTGTCTGAAACAACCAGAGATCAACCTGGGCAGAGGGGGAAAAGCATCCCTCCTGTTTCTTTTCTTACTTTTGCATAAGAAGACAAAActcaaatagagagagaaataccaGGATTGTATTACTGTAAGAAATATCAGAGCTTAAAATGAGATGTTTACCTTATTAAGGTTTAAACAGATGCCAATGAGACTATTGgtattttaatgtgtatttattacttacatttttctataataaatacaataattacTTTGTTTTATATGAGATTACAAAAATTTTACAGTCACAGTTgtcacaaaagcacaaaaaatgtTAACAGTATCAGAGAAAAATAAACTATACATTTTCCCACTGTGTACTcaaaaaattcattttagactagctattttaaatgaaaacaattgaaAGTTAAACTTAAGACTTCCTGAAGGAACAGTATTAAAATCACTGGACTTTTTtaagaaatgtttgtttgtttttttttaatttcatatatttttacataagcCTTgttatttagtaaaaaaaaaaatattgatagaTGTATGattatgtacatatttataaaaatataataataattatatttagaatttttagGTGTTTGAGAGGACTGCTTATAAATGTTCAGTCTGTTTCAGCTGTTTTCCCCCCACtagaataaacagattaaagaacagttttaagaaaataacaagCTTTGACAACATCATACTATACAATCCAATGTACTAATGGCTGCTGTTCAGTAAAAGTAAACATCAAGGGCACATATGGAGCTTCATTAAAATGGCTACATTAAAATTACAATCATTCTAATTACAAGCACATGCAAGTTGCATGTTAGTAAGATACAATAAAAAGCCTGGTATGGAGAGATGCCCCAGAGCCTGTGGTAGCGGACTGGATTTAGTGCCCAGGTGGCTAATCGGACTGATATAACCCCTATGAAAATAGAGTTATTAGTTAAATGGCTTCTTTATATTAGAATCTATTTCAAATGGGACATGCGTAAACATCCCCAACAAGATGAACATTTGCAAAAAGGACAAGTAAGCATTTGTTAGCATTTATAACTTATATCTTTAATGAGCTCCCTATTATAAATGGAAACCTGTTATTGTACTCTTTTATCATACTTAGTTTTACTGCTTCCAGAGAGTCATTTCTGATGTGAAACTCGGTTAGTTAATGCCCTGAAGAGTTCTTCCGTTTAGCCTGTAAACAAGGCCTGGCAGGTGAGGGTGAGTCAGACTCAGTCCTCTTATGTCTAACCAGCATACTGAGTAAACATTGTCCTGTTACTGAGGCTGCTTGGGTTAATGAGGGCAAGTACTTGGCACTGAGATCACAACACACTTGTCTGTCTTCAATCTCCCCCACACAGCTCTGTGGGAGGTGGGTGTGGATTGTGTGGGTGCCCTTAGTCTCTCTAGTCTCTTCTACTATGAGAAGACTGACTTTGTCTAAATGACATTCAGTTAAATATGTGATTGAAATAATCCATTTTATATGTCCTAACTACCTAAATAGAGAAATAAAGTGAAAGTGCCTGTACGTAACATACATTATGAGTTGGCAGTGTGAATTCAGTATAGTGTCTCCTTTCCTACTGCTTTATATAGAATAATCTGTATAGTAAGTACACAGTGATTTCAGACACATATGTTGGTATATCACATAATACCGCCACATTATGGTCTTATCTTTATGTAAGTTTACATTTAGAAAAGATCAATTAAACATTGTCATGATAAATTCTTGTAATGGGAAAAATCTGACCATTTATATGGAAGCATTCATAGTGTCATGTTACAGCTACCAACTTTTTGTTTGCCTAAATATGTTCACATTGTTTTCTGTTCAAGTTAAATGGTCATAAATTATGTAAGACATTTAAATAGGACTTcgcagatgttttttttctctttctgataTTGtccatttaatacatttttgcaTTGACTGTTTTGCTCATACACATGCAAGTAAAGTAACTTTACTTAAAGGAacttttggtgtgtgtgtgtgtgtgtgtgtgtgtgtgttttgtatagtaaggtataaaagaaaaaggaaatttAATAATACAACTGTGTACTTCTAAGGATCAAAGTCCTTATAAATGCTTACTTAACTAATGACCTTTACTCTTTTTATGACAATTCTGATATGCACCATGGTCATTTGGCAGCCTATTTCTTTTCTCATTGTGCTATTAAGACATCAGGAGCAACAATGTTCAGGTAAGTGCATATAAActcttttcttttacatcatagCAATTATGCCCTATTGtgtataaagaaaaaacaattccAATAATCTCACCCTTTTTCCCATATTGAAGGTGCTCTGTTCTGCTCTGCTTGTCAGTGCTGCTGTACAGCACCACAGCAAACCCATATAAATCATGGGtatgtatatttacagtattttttttgctttcgaAATTTTCACTTAAGTATTTAGTATTGTACATAGAAACATATACAAAACTTTTTATCCAATACAAACTATATCTTATTGAATGTAACTTTTATACAAGCAGTATATTCCAAGGCATGGATATATCTTTCAATCGCATGGATTTTTTCTTTCGTTTGCACATTTCAAGCACCAGTAAGGTATATCAAGGAAGTTACATGGTAGCCTCAGCTTGAGCTTTCAAAATAATTAAGATGTTCTGTATGCAACCACAGAACGCAATGTTACAGCCAAATTTTAAAGACCTACATCTAAATAATTGATTACATCTGTGTGAGTAAACCACTGGTTCTAAAACTAAGCTATATTATTTGAACAATCATCAAACAGCTTTGCTTTTATCTAAAACATATTATTCTTAAAATATATTGGAAATATATCTaaatttaatgcaaaaaaatgaTTGGTTTTAGTGAAATGGTCTGGATCAGAGAATAGATTGATAATTCTGCACTCTGACCTCGTTTGATGAGTAAAATCGGGACCATAAATCTGTACACTTTTTCAGTGTGGTTAAAACAAGCCCCCAAACAGTATTAAGCTTGTTATTACCCTGAAATATTATTCATTGCTATGATTTGCTTCTCATACAGGGAGATGAAAAGCATACAGCAGTTCAAGATACAAGGTTATGTGTGTTTTCCCTCTGCTCATCATCTTAAAATAACAGAATAAATATAGAATAAACTTTAGACATTAGACTTTGATGAAGCACTATACCATCAGTCTGACTTCTTTTTACCACACCAGGTCTCATGATTTTAATGAGAAGATCATGCTGGGACTTAAGGAAGTTGAACCTGTAGAGGAACAGGATCTGACAGAGATCGACATTGATCCTCACATGGCCATATGGAAAGCTATGAAGCAGTTTCACCAGCAGAAATACAATAAGCCTGAAGAAGACAAAGACAAGCTCTACCTTCCATCTGACGTTCAGCACTCAGCTGGAAACAAGCAGGATGAAGCCTACCTTGAACCTCAGTACTATGGTCAAGGCCGGCTCTATCAAGAAGCTGAGAAGGACCTCGATGACGTTTACCATAACATACAGGGACTAGTGAATCATGCTGACCTCAAAGAGAGAGTGGTCCAGCCTGAGATACCAGTGCCCGACAAGGCTGAAATAAAGGAACTACGTGaaacaagtgtgtatatgacCCCAGAGGACGACAAAGATGGCCTGTATCATGGAGATTTTACAGGCCAAGTGTTCCAGGTTCCAATTATGGAAAATCTTCCCAAGAAGGTTTATATGGTGCCTGAAGAGGACCGTGATCACCTCTTCCATAGCTAAACAAGAATAATGCACttaaaatcatgaaatcatttCCAGAATGTGTTAAATTGCATGAATTTATTAAATTTGTAATAGcttgatgaaaataaaaagccatGTAAATCTCATTCTGACCATCTGCACATAGCAGATAAAGCTCTGATAGTGTACAGAAGATTGCGAGTTTCAGTGGCAGGACTGCCAGATCCATCAGTGGGACCTTGCGTAAGGCCCAtaaacctcaactgctcagctgtaggCTGCTTGGATTGTCTCAATTCTGCATTGCTCTGTATAGGAATACCAgccaaattaataaatgtaaacttaTTATAAGCACACTAATGTGGtttatttcaaatttatttataaaatatagaaaaggAACATTAATTGTAGGTGTTTTTTCTGATGGTTTGAAATTCTGCAAAAAATCACAAGGAAAAGGCAAACTGTCTGAATAACGCTGGCTCTTAGTTTGGCAAACTAAGGCTTTGTGTCTTTGTCAATTCAGCAGATACCTTTAGAACCATGCCAGTGGTTTCTGCAATGTCTCAAAAGCAAAGCCGAAGACATAACATTTATTCCAACTTACAAGCTGTAAAGgccctttcacactgagcgcgACACGATAAAGCGAAGCGAATTGTAGACAAACGGCGCTTTCACACCAAACGCAAAACGATTGTTTGCCTTCAGCCAATTCACGATAGGTGGCGCTGACCGAGAATGCATTTTACGTCTGAACACTAGGTGGCTGATCGGCCTATCGTCTTTGACCACCAAGAAGAAGAATCGCGTAAATGTTGGCACATAGCACCACaccacaatacaacacaaactGTTAAGAAGTAGGTTTTTTGAACAGCACCATCAAGCTGCTTTAGtatgaataatattaatatgaaatataatgcaataacacaGTAGTGGGACAAAACCCGAGTTTAATGCCCAAGACCAGCCCACTTTTTTATCATGGTGAAACTTTGATAAATGACATGACAGTTCAGTTCTTACTATcccattatatttattactgacatgtttcaacAAGGATATAAAGacaaataacaaatgacatactgagtattgttttctgctacaaaaagtCCAACTGTAACATTGAGAAAATGGCACTTTTTAATACATAAGTAACTGATGCACACCATTTTATTGGTAAAAGGCCAATTGGATGGAAACAGGTGGGAAACAGCAAAtatcacaaacttttttttacacacattcactttGTTGATAACAGAAATGCgcaaaaagtggatggaaacttggcaAGAACGCAAtatccattctcttctctcttctggaATACTCGTCCTCTttgtttacactggttttcaaaacagctgTCTGTGCTATAGCGCCACCTATCTCACccttttgtgcaacagcagCGTGTCCATGCAcgtgatctaaagctcaaatctaattggacgGCCCGTTTTTTCGTGGAGCAACAGAGAAAAATCCACACACTGGACATAAAAAAAGTATCGCTTTGTCGCACCGCGAATGATTGCGCCCAGTGTGAACAGCACCATACAGCTCTATTGTTTCATTTCAAGAGCGTCGTCCCGTCAAACATTCATGTCGCTTAATCATGCTCAGTGTGAAGGCCCTTAAAGTCTGCAGATTTCCTACAGAGTAATGAATATATCACAAAATAAGTAAATTAGCATACCTAGGCCGTTCTCCAATTCCAACTTgttgaagtgtttttaaaaaaagctcaaGAATATTCCAGCATTCTTTAGCATAGCTCTTCAGGATGAATGACTCCTTTCTTGATAATGATGTTTCCATACAGAGCAGTCTCCCTGTTGAAAAGATAAGAAAGATTTATTATACCGAGGTAGAATTAAACATGACCCTGTAGATTCATGGCAGCTCAGAATTATACTGTACCCTGTTGCTACAACAGCAAACGCCTTCTTAGCACGCTCATAGAATGCAAACCTTTCAATTGCATCAAAATtcccctggaaaaaaaaacaaataaaatacaactttCAGAATAACTATAAATTCTGTATAATTATTCAAGCATAAACTATTATACCCATGTTGTATCTAATATGTGaactattatttattcattcattaatcatattaaatcataaccATATTATCCTgttcagggcaccatgcacacacatttacacacctagggacaatttagtgtatacaatccacctaccagcatgtttttgtgatgtgggaagaaaccagagatcccaagaaaccagagaacccagagaaaacccacatgcccaagaggagaacatgtgaaactctacacagacagtaatccaaTCTCAGGACAGTGAGGTGGCAAcgctacctgctgtgccacccCAACTGAATTACTGCATTGTCTAAATTAACACAGTCCACTTCTCAAGTAATGAATAGCAAGAATTTTGTAATAATGTAAAGGAAATTATTTAACTGATCCTTAGTAAGATATGATTGTTAACAATTTCTGAGAATCCTGTCCTAGACAGTGAAGATCACAGCAACCCACATCTGATCCCGCTTGTTTCAGAAGATCAGAGTAGCAGGGCCACACTGGCACTACAAGACCCCGCTGCCTGTCACTTTCTACTAGATCCATTACAGCTGcctgaaagaaaagaatttaCTCAATGAGTCCTCATTTAGctttaaaaaagttttatttatagaatgaaaatattttgatgaaTACAGATTAACCTATTATGTGGGTTCTGAGatgatataaaaaatatgtttgccatataaaataatatttaaatttcaGTATAAAAGGATTCAACATAAAACCGCATTACCCACCGGACATTCAACATAGGAATCAAGAGGAAAGAGCTTCAATATTGCTTCCAATAGCTCTGGAATACGCAGACCTAAAAAGATAAAACATAGCCAATACTTGACTTGTCTGCAGATGTACGTAAATatgatgttttattgtttaaaacatGAAGGAATACTTACCATCAGCTCGTATCTCCATGGGACCACTTTTACAAACAGAGGAGACAGGAAAATTTGCATCTGCAAGAACTacaaagaggggaaaaaagaattcTCTACATTTCCCAATCCTGGGACATTGTAAACCATATACTGTTATGATGGGTTAAGTTGAGTATGTAGATGTTTGTTACATAGTAATGTCTCAAATCAAACAGTAAATACAAATGTTTAAGTACATCTGCCTTGAATCTACTTTCATTAGTCATTTTAGGTGTGCAAGTTGCTCACTATTGCCACGTGCAGTTTATCAGCCcctctaaatatatatatatatatatatatatatatatatatatatatatatatatatatatatatatatatatatatatatatttagaggGGCTGATAAACTAAGGGACCACCACTGGCCAGGTGCTATTTGAGCAGTGGATCAATCAATTTCAGCACAGCAGTTGCATGTTAGTGATATGAGTGGTATGAGTGTATCAGGTGCACCAGTGTTGCTGGAACTTTCAAACATCTCAGTGACAAAATTTATTAGAGgataattaacacaaattgtgcatataaaaaaaataacaattgtCAAATTACACACCTGCAAGGTGAACCAACAAGGTAAGTGGGTCTACTGATTccaattttatggatttgaaggtgtgctaCATGTAggggtgcacttactttttccatatgactgatctgtgtttctgttcattttaattgtaaaattactacaaaatgtcaatgttatgtgtaatttgatagagtgtatcaactttattaataggcactgtttcaaaaattatcaaatgtttgcttgtccaaatatggcAAAAAAGCTaataatttccatggggtgtacttgctgtagagcaaagattccttcagaaataatgaaattaaatatttctctatttaaaaaaaacactataaagagctgtaaagagtaataaatgaaacaaaggcaatatttggtgtgatgaccctttgctttaaaaaaaaaaaaaaaagaaagaaaaatagtagtctcaggtagaattagtgcaggtttataatgaaatgagctgtaacttttattgagcatcttccTGAACCaaacacggttcttctggagactttgactgtggcacttgcttcttatttttgcaacaaaatccagcagccttcattatgttttttatctgaaaaatgtctcttaccacttaatatgctggtttctttcctgacatacaaacatttttctgtaacatttaattttgtgctggaaaactaatgtttggaaatctaaaatgtttttgtactgactggaataatgtagaagtcataaaataaaaatc encodes:
- the si:ch211-217g15.3 gene encoding uncharacterized protein si:ch211-217g15.3 → MHHGHLAAYFFSHCAIKTSGATMFRCSVLLCLSVLLYSTTANPYKSWGDEKHTAVQDTRSHDFNEKIMLGLKEVEPVEEQDLTEIDIDPHMAIWKAMKQFHQQKYNKPEEDKDKLYLPSDVQHSAGNKQDEAYLEPQYYGQGRLYQEAEKDLDDVYHNIQGLVNHADLKERVVQPEIPVPDKAEIKELRETSVYMTPEDDKDGLYHGDFTGQVFQVPIMENLPKKVYMVPEEDRDHLFHS
- the fuom gene encoding fucose mutarotase, which codes for MVVLKGIPSLLTPELLYALAKMGHGDELVLADANFPVSSVCKSGPMEIRADGLRIPELLEAILKLFPLDSYVECPAAVMDLVESDRQRGLVVPVWPCYSDLLKQAGSDGNFDAIERFAFYERAKKAFAVVATGETALYGNIIIKKGVIHPEELC